The Prosthecobacter dejongeii genome contains a region encoding:
- a CDS encoding type II secretion system protein: MKIDTHTVYSRRLAHRSGMTLIEISLVIALLLGLIAVVFLGIGSYRQGADKAKCKMQLAAVQKAVRSGANMQNLAALATLAEASVFGAGQLMENEPVCPSGGDYTWQGTVPAVGVPYGNCDFAGTGPTSTHVLAAADTTDW; encoded by the coding sequence ATGAAAATCGACACCCACACCGTTTACTCACGTCGTCTCGCTCACCGCTCTGGGATGACGCTCATCGAAATCAGCCTCGTGATCGCCCTTCTTTTGGGTCTGATTGCGGTGGTTTTCCTCGGCATCGGCAGTTATCGCCAAGGTGCTGACAAAGCGAAATGCAAGATGCAGCTCGCTGCCGTGCAAAAGGCTGTCCGCTCTGGTGCCAACATGCAGAACCTCGCCGCACTTGCCACCTTGGCTGAAGCGAGTGTCTTTGGAGCAGGGCAGTTGATGGAGAATGAGCCCGTCTGCCCCTCAGGCGGTGACTACACCTGGCAGGGCACAGTGCCAGCAGTGGGCGTGCCGTACGGTAACTGCGACTTTGCAGGAACTGGCCCTACTTCCACCCACGTGTTGGCTGCTGCAGACACCACGGACTGGTAA
- a CDS encoding type II secretion system protein GspD: MNTRRLSFLSLLCLSLSANAQQESVPQPLQTLPVGAVDLSARLGGLSSLPAQPEDGYWIDNAPINEVFQYLSRSAGLQFFHNNDLNTPQYNVTGHLKLDDPRQQMEDLAVAHGLFVYQQRSSISLMTEPQLAKLPVEVMSYQLKYLRGAPLNRSMSAQASSGAGGGEEGSSSSESSSGPTSDFEKLKAIIKPMLTREVGQIEFEEKTNTLLISDNTIKLERVRKLLEEIDKAKPQIMVNVRVLRIRRNQGRNVGVDWSRSLGEDGTSITISQSLNALFNLPDISRLTRTGDPDNLSSSLNQVNTEGAGLVFSNVQVEAILRALQGADLVTQEACPTIITEDNEQGLISIVDRFPIITSDISNTAAGQNITDKVRYKIDSEDPSATQEPEKNREIGVTLSVTPTLLPDGTVRMKLRPRVAKIVELIPGRTNNLFPRVSESTVEAISRIPAGQSLFLGGFYDYSNSEGNNKVPVLGTIPLVGKLFSSDMKKLEQVSLVFVITPRVYDASDIAAIPEMNWHTREYSGMQPEDLGEASVLLPKSDWPNATPSSKSPDFPPEAPTVRVTPKSSWVKRLFGKKDDTTP, encoded by the coding sequence ATGAACACTCGCCGTCTCAGTTTCCTGTCTCTGCTCTGTCTCAGCCTGAGCGCGAATGCGCAGCAGGAATCGGTTCCTCAGCCCCTGCAAACACTACCTGTAGGAGCCGTGGATCTTTCCGCACGCCTCGGTGGCCTATCCAGCCTGCCTGCGCAGCCAGAAGACGGCTACTGGATTGATAACGCCCCCATCAATGAAGTCTTCCAATACCTCTCGCGCAGCGCGGGGCTGCAATTCTTCCACAACAACGACCTCAATACCCCGCAGTACAATGTCACGGGCCATCTCAAGCTGGATGATCCCCGTCAGCAAATGGAAGACCTAGCCGTCGCACACGGCCTCTTTGTTTATCAGCAGCGCTCTTCCATCAGCCTCATGACGGAACCTCAACTGGCCAAACTGCCCGTAGAAGTCATGAGTTATCAGCTCAAATATCTGCGTGGAGCGCCTTTAAACCGCAGCATGTCTGCCCAAGCATCCAGCGGAGCGGGTGGCGGGGAAGAAGGTAGCAGCAGTAGCGAAAGCTCATCGGGCCCCACCTCCGACTTTGAAAAACTCAAAGCCATCATCAAACCGATGCTCACCCGTGAGGTGGGTCAAATCGAGTTCGAAGAAAAAACCAACACGCTTTTGATTAGCGATAACACCATCAAACTGGAGCGTGTGCGTAAACTGTTGGAAGAGATTGATAAAGCCAAGCCGCAGATCATGGTCAATGTGCGCGTCCTCCGCATTCGCCGCAATCAAGGCCGTAACGTCGGCGTGGACTGGAGTCGTTCTCTCGGAGAAGACGGCACCAGCATTACCATTTCCCAGAGCCTCAATGCCCTCTTTAATCTGCCGGATATTAGCCGACTGACCCGAACCGGAGATCCGGATAATCTGAGTAGCAGCCTCAACCAAGTGAATACTGAAGGCGCAGGCCTGGTCTTTAGCAACGTTCAGGTCGAAGCGATTTTACGCGCCTTGCAAGGAGCCGACTTAGTCACCCAAGAAGCCTGCCCCACCATCATCACGGAAGATAATGAGCAAGGACTCATTTCCATTGTGGATCGCTTCCCCATCATCACCTCCGATATCAGCAACACTGCGGCGGGCCAAAACATCACGGATAAAGTGCGGTACAAAATCGACAGTGAAGACCCCAGTGCTACGCAAGAGCCCGAAAAGAATCGCGAGATCGGCGTGACCCTTTCCGTCACCCCGACTCTGCTGCCAGATGGTACCGTGCGTATGAAACTGCGCCCACGAGTGGCTAAAATCGTGGAGCTCATTCCTGGCCGAACCAACAATTTGTTTCCCCGCGTCAGCGAATCCACAGTGGAGGCCATCAGCCGAATCCCAGCGGGTCAATCCTTATTCCTTGGCGGCTTTTACGATTACAGCAATAGCGAAGGCAATAACAAGGTTCCAGTCCTGGGCACCATCCCGCTGGTGGGGAAACTCTTCAGTTCCGACATGAAAAAACTGGAGCAGGTGAGCCTCGTCTTTGTCATCACTCCACGCGTTTATGATGCCTCCGACATTGCGGCTATCCCAGAGATGAATTGGCACACACGCGAATACTCCGGAATGCAGCCGGAAGACCTTGGTGAAGCCTCCGTCCTGCTACCCAAGTCTGACTGGCCGAATGCCACGCCAAGTAGCAAAAGCCCAGATTTCCCACCTGAAGCTCCCACTGTTCGCGTCACCCCCAAGTCCTCCTGGGTGAAGCGGCTCTTTGGCAAAAAAGACGACACCACGCCCTAA
- a CDS encoding GspE/PulE family protein: MNLNLGIEFNDTIQRLIISQLRAATAGNETLSDEAMVRKCSKTRILGAVGRASGLPAFPQIREMADAEFVGYCDPVVLARGMFVPLRRSSQQILLAVANPWDYRADDYCASRFPEDELLKVVTLASEVSAVIEGSSNSSGPSRAELEAVEVEEFSNESPDFDVTRLYDEPIAQLVASMVSDAIKQHASDIHIKTEKTSFQYCFRVDGDLGARVEMPVKLRDRVDAFLLNLMRLAPEERSKRPGISGRFTASYYGRAVGVRYERHRTYRGYHVTMRLLDKTHLEARLGMGTLAFDEDTLFELDKAMAVPSGIIVMSGPTGSGKSTTLNAMLRELNHPEDNILTLENPVEDEIPGVTHCDLRDSSEFKPMIASFMRSDPDVILMGEVRDRESAELAIEAAITGHKVLTTIHTPRASQIIERFQQLGMERWKIAQTLKAACAQRLVKLLCPACREKREGIPEREIRLFHLDPAWAQRPVFVHRKEGCPECKGRGYAGRTAILEILPISPKIGDKLAKGEITPFELEQEVRRESGLPSLRDNGLKLMAEGKTDLDALKKVLDLTYES, from the coding sequence ATGAACCTGAATCTCGGCATCGAATTCAATGACACCATCCAGCGGCTCATCATCAGCCAGTTGCGTGCTGCCACAGCGGGGAATGAAACCCTTTCGGATGAAGCCATGGTGCGCAAATGCTCCAAGACGCGCATCCTAGGTGCCGTTGGTCGTGCCTCAGGGCTCCCGGCATTTCCTCAGATCCGCGAAATGGCAGATGCAGAGTTCGTCGGTTATTGTGACCCCGTCGTCCTTGCCCGTGGCATGTTCGTGCCACTGCGCCGCAGCTCTCAGCAAATTTTGTTAGCCGTCGCCAATCCCTGGGACTACCGGGCCGATGACTACTGCGCTAGCCGCTTTCCTGAAGATGAACTTTTAAAAGTCGTCACGTTAGCTTCGGAGGTCTCAGCCGTCATCGAAGGCTCCTCCAACTCATCTGGCCCGAGTCGGGCAGAACTTGAGGCGGTGGAAGTCGAAGAGTTTTCCAATGAGAGCCCTGACTTTGATGTCACTCGCCTCTATGACGAGCCTATCGCTCAGCTCGTGGCCAGCATGGTCAGTGATGCCATCAAGCAGCATGCCTCAGACATCCACATCAAGACGGAAAAGACCAGTTTTCAGTACTGTTTCCGAGTGGATGGAGATTTAGGAGCCCGAGTCGAAATGCCTGTGAAACTGCGGGATCGCGTGGACGCCTTTTTGCTCAACTTGATGCGTCTCGCCCCAGAGGAGCGCAGCAAACGACCCGGCATCTCGGGGCGCTTCACCGCCAGTTATTATGGGCGTGCTGTGGGGGTGCGTTATGAGCGGCACCGCACTTACCGCGGTTACCATGTGACCATGCGCTTGCTCGATAAGACGCATCTCGAAGCACGTCTCGGCATGGGCACACTTGCCTTTGATGAAGATACTTTGTTTGAGCTCGACAAGGCCATGGCCGTTCCTTCCGGCATCATCGTCATGTCTGGCCCCACAGGCTCTGGGAAATCCACCACGCTCAATGCCATGCTGCGTGAGTTAAACCACCCCGAAGATAACATCCTCACCCTAGAGAACCCGGTGGAAGATGAGATCCCTGGCGTCACTCACTGTGACTTGCGCGATTCCTCCGAGTTCAAACCCATGATCGCCAGTTTCATGCGGTCAGACCCCGATGTCATTCTCATGGGCGAGGTGCGCGACCGTGAATCCGCCGAGCTCGCAATCGAGGCCGCCATCACCGGCCACAAAGTACTCACCACGATTCACACGCCCCGAGCCTCGCAGATCATTGAGCGTTTTCAGCAGCTCGGCATGGAGCGGTGGAAAATCGCCCAGACGCTCAAAGCGGCCTGCGCCCAGCGTCTAGTGAAGCTGCTATGCCCCGCCTGCCGAGAGAAGCGTGAGGGCATCCCAGAACGCGAAATCCGCCTATTTCATCTGGATCCAGCCTGGGCTCAGCGCCCAGTGTTTGTGCACCGAAAAGAAGGCTGTCCCGAATGCAAAGGCCGTGGTTATGCAGGCCGTACCGCCATCTTGGAGATCCTGCCCATCAGCCCCAAGATCGGTGACAAACTGGCCAAGGGTGAGATTACCCCTTTTGAACTGGAGCAGGAAGTCCGCCGTGAATCTGGCCTGCCTTCTCTGCGGGACAATGGGCTAAAACTCATGGCCGAAGGCAAAACGGACCTCGATGCACTGAAGAAGGTGCTGGACCTCACTTATGAATCCTAA
- a CDS encoding type II secretion system F family protein yields MNAFQVTLRNIKRPDQSKVLEFEAPNREQAALLAAKPGFRVAMVKPLTGARKSEKSNKAISRKELIKLFRGLASMLKANISTADALLYYSQGLPNPELQTSLMNIRNRLEAGLPVHVAFAKEQKFDTTIITIIEAGADAGQLGEAFSSLARRIKIELMFASKLRGALLVPSLVILFQIGLFIYSQVYVVAQVEETLKSVRQEPDPISVVIFSISHLVQKTWPFFVIALASFITAIFRSADFRQTLLIQAMKRWKLLTKLVMGLRQSAYIGTLQMLYANGINLARASALSARVVQGTPMYPDFIKASQVYESSGVPFAEALKRNTNLDPQVVHMIGIGERSASLPQQLELLRDIYEEDTAAIMSDFTQVINFLTLALAVVLIGFVFTGSMLPIFLMGPRMMQSGNM; encoded by the coding sequence ATGAATGCCTTTCAAGTCACCCTGCGTAACATCAAGAGACCGGATCAGTCCAAGGTCCTTGAGTTTGAAGCGCCTAACCGGGAACAGGCCGCTCTGTTAGCAGCCAAACCCGGCTTCCGAGTAGCCATGGTGAAGCCTCTGACTGGAGCCCGCAAAAGTGAAAAGTCTAACAAAGCCATTTCACGAAAAGAACTCATCAAACTCTTTCGCGGTCTGGCCTCTATGCTGAAGGCAAACATCAGCACGGCCGATGCTCTGCTATACTACTCCCAGGGTCTGCCGAACCCAGAGTTGCAGACCTCGCTCATGAACATTCGCAATCGGCTAGAGGCGGGATTACCCGTGCATGTGGCCTTTGCGAAAGAGCAAAAGTTTGACACCACCATCATCACCATCATCGAGGCTGGGGCCGATGCAGGCCAGCTTGGGGAAGCGTTCAGTTCTCTCGCACGTCGTATTAAGATCGAGCTCATGTTCGCCAGCAAATTGCGCGGCGCTCTTCTGGTTCCATCCTTGGTTATTCTTTTTCAGATCGGCCTATTCATTTACTCTCAGGTGTATGTCGTGGCTCAGGTGGAAGAAACTTTGAAGAGCGTGCGCCAAGAGCCAGACCCTATCTCGGTGGTCATCTTTTCCATCAGCCATTTGGTGCAAAAAACGTGGCCTTTTTTTGTCATCGCACTGGCATCCTTCATCACCGCTATTTTCCGCTCAGCAGACTTTCGGCAGACCTTGCTGATTCAGGCCATGAAACGCTGGAAGCTACTGACCAAGCTGGTCATGGGCCTGCGCCAGAGCGCCTACATCGGCACCCTACAGATGCTGTATGCCAATGGCATCAACCTAGCCCGCGCCTCTGCTCTGAGTGCCCGGGTGGTGCAGGGCACCCCGATGTATCCTGATTTCATCAAGGCCTCGCAAGTCTATGAATCTTCGGGGGTCCCTTTCGCTGAAGCCCTAAAACGCAACACCAATCTAGATCCCCAGGTCGTGCACATGATTGGCATTGGCGAACGCTCTGCATCGCTGCCTCAGCAGCTCGAGCTGCTGAGGGATATCTATGAGGAAGATACAGCGGCCATCATGTCTGACTTCACTCAGGTCATCAACTTCCTCACCCTCGCCTTAGCCGTGGTGCTCATCGGCTTTGTCTTCACGGGCTCCATGCTGCCCATCTTCCTCATGGGCCCTCGCATGATGCAATCTGGCAATATGTAA